The Sphingopyxis sp. YR583 DNA segment ACAGTCGATCTTCAACCTCGCAGCAGAGGCAAAGCTCACGCACGGCATCGACGCGCTGTCGAACGAGACGATCGAGGCCTATTCCGATGCGATCGTTTCCCTGTTCATGCCCGGGTTGAAAGCCGCCGAAACGCCGGATCAAAAATAATTATCCATCTGGATAAAAATTAGAGACAGGCGAATTTCGTTGCGATAAGCTCCCCGCATAAAAGGGAGAGCGATGATGGCCGATGTCAGCGGCGGGACGGCAAGGCGCCCCGCGTCCATGGAACAACCGCGCCTGTCGACCGGTGAGGTCGTGGCTTATGGGTCGGGCGATCTCGCCTTCAACCTCTACTTCACCTTCTGCTCGCTGTTCCTGCTCTATTTCTACACCGACGTGCTCGGTCTCTCGGCCTCGGTTGCGGGGCTCATCATCATGGCGGCACTCGTCTGGGAGGGGATTACCGACCCCGCGATGGGCGTGATCGCCAGCCGAACGCGCAGCCGGTTCGGCAGCTATCGCCCCTATCTGTTGTTCGGTTCGCCCGTGCTCGCACTGGTCTTCGTCGCCATGTTCCTGCCGCTCGATCTGTCGGACAACGCCCTCGCCGCCTTTTGCCTCGCAACGCATATTCTGTTTCGCACCGTTTACACGGTCGTGAACATCCCCTTCGTCGCGCTCTCGGCGCGGATGAGCGCGGACTCGCTCGCCCGGTCGCGCCTTGCCGGCGCGCGCATGCTGTTCGCAATCCTGACGGGCCTGTTCCTCGCGGCAGCGACGCTGCCGCTGGTCGCCCGCTTCGGCGGCGGCCGCGACGGTTTTCTTTGGGTCGCTACGCTCTATGCGGCGATTGCGACGCTCGTTCTTCTCAACTGCTTCAGGAAAACCAGCGAGGCGATCGGCGAGGCGCCCGACGCGCATCCGACCTTTGGCGCGATGCTCCGCGCCGTGCGGTCGAACCGCGTGTTCCTGCTATTGCTCGGCGCAACGCTTGTCGGCTCGGTCGGATACGCGATGGGCGGCAAGGCGCTGCTCTATTACATGAAATATTATGCGGGGTCGGAGGAGACGATCACCATCGGCCTGACAGTTTCGCTCGCCGCCGCCGCGCTGTCGATGCTGCTGTGGGTCAGGATGACGCAGCGCATCGGCAAACGCGCCGTGTGGCTCAGCGGCATCGCGATCAGCGCAACCGCGAATATCCTGGTCTTCGCGCTGGCGCCCAAGGCGGGGCCGCTGCTCTACAGCCTGCTCGCGCTCAGCGGGGTCGGCAATGCCGCTTTCGTCCTGACCTTCTGGTCGATGCTGCCCGATACGGTCGAGGTCGGCGAATGGCAGACCGGACTTCGCGCCGAGGGCGCGCTCGTCGGCTTCCTCGCCTTTACGCAAAAGGTCGCGCTTGGCGTCGGCACCGGCCTGATCGGCATCTTGCTGGACCTCATCGGCTATGTTCCCAATGTGCAGCAAACGCCCGAGGCGCTGACGAACATACGTGGGCTCGCGACGCTCGCACCCGCCCTGATGGCGATCGGCGCCGGGCTGTTCATCTATTTCTACCCCCTCGACACCCGAACCCACGGGCGCCTCGTGCGCGCCATCGCATGGCGTAGCGCGCGTCGGCGCGCCGCCCCTTCAACGACAGACATGGATAATTGACATGAGCGACCAGCAGTTTGATTTCGCACCCCGGCGCGGCGCGTCCGCCGAGTGGATCGCCGAAACCATCGACGCGATCATGGAGCAGGCGACGCTCGCCGAGAAGGTCGGCATGTTATCGGGGCGCGGCTTCTTTCAGGAGTTCATGGCCGACGACCGGCTGTGGGGTGCGCGCCCCTATCGCGCCGGCAGCGGGATCGAACGGCTCGGCGTGCCGCCCCTCTGGTTCACCGACGGCCCGCGCGGCGTCGCCCGCGGACAAAGCACCTGTTTCCCCTGCACGATGGCGCGCGGGGCGACCTTCGACACTGAC contains these protein-coding regions:
- a CDS encoding MFS transporter — its product is MADVSGGTARRPASMEQPRLSTGEVVAYGSGDLAFNLYFTFCSLFLLYFYTDVLGLSASVAGLIIMAALVWEGITDPAMGVIASRTRSRFGSYRPYLLFGSPVLALVFVAMFLPLDLSDNALAAFCLATHILFRTVYTVVNIPFVALSARMSADSLARSRLAGARMLFAILTGLFLAAATLPLVARFGGGRDGFLWVATLYAAIATLVLLNCFRKTSEAIGEAPDAHPTFGAMLRAVRSNRVFLLLLGATLVGSVGYAMGGKALLYYMKYYAGSEETITIGLTVSLAAAALSMLLWVRMTQRIGKRAVWLSGIAISATANILVFALAPKAGPLLYSLLALSGVGNAAFVLTFWSMLPDTVEVGEWQTGLRAEGALVGFLAFTQKVALGVGTGLIGILLDLIGYVPNVQQTPEALTNIRGLATLAPALMAIGAGLFIYFYPLDTRTHGRLVRAIAWRSARRRAAPSTTDMDN